The Methanomassiliicoccales archaeon sequence GTCGCTGCATGTGTGTGTGCCCCTATTGCGGTGAATCCTGCGGTTGCGAATGCTGTATCGGTCTCGATAAGGCAACTGGCGGATGAGAACTTATGGAATTCTTTTGGAGTTGATCGTTGTATGGATGCAGGATTTAACTGGATGGCAGGAGGGCCTCAGGGGAGTGGCGTAGATACCGCTGCAAATATTTTCGGGAAAGCATGCGCCATTGGAGGTTTTCATGTTTACGGAAGAAGGGAATATCATTCAAACATCAAGGGCATGCACAGCTATTTTCATTTGAGAGTGTCGGAAAGAGAAATATCTGCTAATGTGAACGAGGTTCATCTGCTCGCCGCATTTGATGCTGAAACCATCGCGAGGCATATTTCTGAAGTTGTACCGGGAGGTGGAATTGTAGTCGACAGTAGGCAGTTGAAGACCAAGATTTTGGAAATTCCTGCTCTGCCGCCTGAATTCAGATCGAACTTTTCACAATTCATGGAAAGGAATGGAATAGGGGAGACGCTACAAGATCTTCTTGATTATGCTAGCAGAATGGGAATTCATGTCTTTCCAGTTGTATACACAGACCTTCTTTACCAGGTCGCCGACTCTCTCAGCCTCGAAAAGACGGCAAAGCTCAACAGGATGAT is a genomic window containing:
- a CDS encoding 2-oxoacid:acceptor oxidoreductase family protein codes for the protein MCAPIAVNPAVANAVSVSIRQLADENLWNSFGVDRCMDAGFNWMAGGPQGSGVDTAANIFGKACAIGGFHVYGRREYHSNIKGMHSYFHLRVSEREISANVNEVHLLAAFDAETIARHISEVVPGGGIVVDSRQLKTKILEIPALPPEFRSNFSQFMERNGIGETLQDLLDYASRMGIHVFPVVYTDLLYQVADSLSLEKTAKLNRMINVVTVGLSFGILGYDINAVKKALVSIFSEKSKLIEMNMRALEMAYNHAQENFRNFVPPLKVKESVKEERLLLSGNQAVAIGKALGGCRVQTYYPITPAADESEFIEAHEILETKESGVNAGVVVVQTEDEIAAVNMASGAALTGVRAATSTSGPGFS